A region of Neovison vison isolate M4711 chromosome 7, ASM_NN_V1, whole genome shotgun sequence DNA encodes the following proteins:
- the NLRP10 gene encoding NACHT, LRR and PYD domains-containing protein 10 has protein sequence MSQIQTPQEALLWALRDLEEKSFKLFKFHLRNNCLLEGKMLLARGELEGLSPVDLASRLISLYGAWEAVKVVIRVLRAMNLLEPVDRLSHICLNDYREMYREHVRCLEERQEGGIGGSYNQLLLVTRSNPESADPSACPLPEQELDSVSVEALFDPGEKSYQAPPTVVLQGSAGTGKTTLARKMVLDWATGTLYPGQFDYVFYVSCREVVLLSEGTPDQLLFWCCGDNQAPVKEMRREEERLLFILDGFDELQRPFATGLKRLSLNPMENVLHRLIRREVFSRCSLLITTRPVAMCSLKPLLKQSRYIHILGFSEDERRRYFSSYFANEEQARNAFDIVQGNDVLYKSCQIPGICWVICSWLKERMERGREISEKPSNGTDIYMAYVSTFLPPSDNEDCAELTSHRVLRGLCSLAAEGIQNQRFIFEEADLRKHNLDGASLDAFLSSMPYQEGGHAKTFYTFRHISFQEFFHAVSYLVKEDQSDLGKESHRELRRLLDEEEEEENGEMTLSMQFLLDILKKETSSNFELKFFLKISPSLKQELMYFKEQMKSIKHKRAWDLEFSLNPSKIRNLVKGVQISDVSLKVGQSNKKSHDRKSFSVKTSLRDEQKEKQGPVVDKDNTAKTQKETSNGKGREMEK, from the exons ATGTCACAGATCCAAACCCCCCAGGAGGCATTGCTCTGGGCCTTGAGAGACCTTGAGGAGAAAAGCTTCAAGCTCTTCAAGTTCCACTTACGGAACAACTGCCTGCTTGAGGGGAAGATGCTGCTGGCGCGTGGGGAGCTGGAGGGCCTGAGCCCGGTGGACCTGGCTTCTCGGCTCATTTCCCTATACGGAGCATGGGAGGCCGTGAAGGTGGTGATTAGAGTCCTGAGGGCCATGAACCTGTTGGAACCTGTGGACCGGCTGAGCCACATCTGTCTGAACG ATTACAGAGAAATGTACCGAGAGCACGTGCGCTGCCTAGAGGAGAGGCAAGAGGGAGGAATCGGTGGTAGCTACAATCAGCTGCTCCTGGTGACCAGGTCGAACCCAGAGAGTGCAGATCCATCCGCCTGTCCCCTCCCAGAGCAGGAGCTGGACTCTGTCTCGGTGGAGGCTCTGTTCGATCCAGGAGAGAAGTCCTACCAAGCCCCGCCCACAGTGGTGCTACAGGGGTCTGCGGGCACCGGAAAGACAACGCTGGCCAGAAAAATGGTGCTGGACTGGGCCACGGGCACCCTGTACCCAGGCCAGTTTGATTATGTCTTTTATGTCAGCTGCAGAGAAGTGGTCCTGTTGTCGGAGGGCACACCGGACCAGCTCCTCTTCTGGTGTTGCGGGGACAACCAGGCGCCTGTCAAAGAGATGCGGAGGGAGGAGGAGCGGCTGCTGTTCATCCTGGATGGCTTTGACGAACTGCAGAGGCCCTTTGCAACAGGCTTGAAGAGACTGAGTCTGAACCCCATGGAGAACGTGCTGCACCGTCTAATCAGGAGAGAGGTGTTTTCCAGGTGTTCCCTCCTCATCACCACCCGGCCGGTGGCTATGTGCAGTCTGAAGCCGTTGCTGAAGCAATCGCGCTATATTCACATTCTAGGCTTCTCTGAGGATGAGAGGAGGAGGTATTTCAGCTCTTATTTCGCCAACGAGGAGCAAGCCAGAAATGCCTTTGACATTGTGCAAGGAAATGATGTGCTGTACAAATCATGTCAAATTCCAGGCATTTGCTGGGTGATCTGCTCCTGGCTCaaggagcggatggagaggggcagagagatctCAGAGAAACCCAGTAATGGCACGGACATCTACATGGCCTATGTCTCCACCTTCCTGCCACCCAGTGATAATGAAGACTGCGCGGAGCTTACCAGCCACAGGGTCCTGCGTGGTCTGTGCTCCTTAGCTGCTGAGGGGATCCAGAACCAGAGGTTCATATTTGAAGAAGCTGATCTCAGGAAGCACAATTTAGATGGGGCCAGCCTTGATGCTTTCCTGAGCAGCATGCCCTACCAAGAGGGAGGTCATGCGAAGACATTCTATACCTTCCGCCACATTAGCTTCCAAGAGTTTTTTCATGCCGTGTCCTACCTGGTGAAAGAGGACCAGAGCGACCTGGGGAAAGAGTCCCACAGAGAACTGAGGAGGCTTCTggatgaagaagaggaggaagagaatgggGAGATGACCCTCAGTATGCAGTTTTTATTGGACATATTGAAGAAAGAGACCTCCTCGAACTTTGAGCTAAAGTTCTTCCTCAAAATTTCTCCCTCGCTAAAGCAGGAGTTGatgtattttaaagaacaaatgaaatctaTAAAGCATAAAAGGGCCTGGGATTTGGAATTCTCCCTAAATCCATCTAAAATAAGGAATCTGGTGAAGGGCGTTCAGATAAGTGATGTATCGTTAAAGGTAGGACAGTCAAATAAGAAATCCCACGATAGGAAGTCATTTTCTGTCAAAACCAGCTTGAGGGATgaacagaaagagaagcaaggtCCTGTTGTGGACAAAGATAATACAgcaaagacacaaaaagagactTCTAAtggaaaaggcagagagatggagaaatga